From a region of the Nonlabens dokdonensis DSW-6 genome:
- a CDS encoding AsmA-like C-terminal region-containing protein — protein MKKIFKILGITVLAVIILIVAAPFFFKDQIAQIIKDKLNASMDAQIDFAEVDLSLFRAFPDARLSIDGVSIINKEPFAGDTLFYGKEVKLDLPIGDLFNDASEPIHVNELIVNSAVARFTVNEKGDSSWDIAKESASAKASPEQTPETSTGFSFDLKHYEINDSELTYKDKSTEITFALSEINHSGNGDFSLGESTLETYTEALVFYTMDDINYLSGQQVKLDAAILMDLENQKYTFQENKAFVNDLELKLDGFVQLEETYTMVDLTFDTPSSDFKNFFTVIPETYRKNLEGITTTGDFTVNGMIKGEVDDTRIPKMDIKISSKNASFKYPDLPKTVTNINIDAQLKNDTGNVDDTYFNVAQTSFNIGSDRLSGNAMITNLTSNMNVDLNAKGNLDFQNLAQAFPLPEGMKLDGKLALDIATKFDMESIEKERYERINAKGTASLTEFQYEGDALTKPLVINSAKIDMNTSRIKLADFDAKTGNTDLKASGTINNLIGFLLQDQDLKGTFNVRSNTLDAADFMTATEIAPAQKANETTQKSTGATTEEAIKIPAFLDANLDFQATNVLYDGLQLKNVSGVALVRDETLTLNNITTDIFNGNIGVNGSVSTKGATPVFNMALDMKNLDIAQSFEGFDMFSSFVPILKTLQGKINTDITLSGSLDNDLSPILSTLAGDAIAQLLTKDVNATNNPLLGKLDEKLNFIDLDKFDVSDITTRLNFKDGAVQVAPFDFNIKGIKATASGKHSLTNEMDYTLALDVPAKYLGKEGASLLSKLTSEEVDKINVPLPIKFSGSFLSPKIDLNLDLAVKNLTNQIIEIQKAKLKDKGEDALNNAVNDIIKGDNPLGGIKDIIKGNGNSKDSTIAKPKDTTGIKSPKDKVEDAVKDGAGNLIKDLFGRKKKKTDTTKTK, from the coding sequence ATGAAAAAAATATTCAAGATATTAGGAATTACCGTGCTGGCTGTTATCATTTTGATCGTGGCGGCACCTTTTTTCTTTAAAGATCAAATTGCACAGATCATTAAAGATAAACTCAACGCCTCGATGGATGCCCAAATAGATTTTGCTGAGGTGGATTTAAGCCTTTTTAGAGCCTTTCCAGATGCACGATTGAGTATCGATGGCGTTTCGATAATTAATAAAGAGCCCTTTGCTGGCGATACACTTTTTTACGGGAAAGAGGTAAAACTGGATTTACCCATTGGCGATCTTTTTAACGATGCTAGTGAGCCTATTCATGTCAACGAACTTATCGTTAACAGTGCGGTAGCTAGATTTACGGTAAATGAAAAAGGTGATTCCAGTTGGGATATTGCAAAGGAGTCCGCTTCCGCGAAAGCGAGTCCAGAACAAACCCCTGAAACTAGCACTGGCTTCTCCTTCGATTTGAAACACTACGAGATCAATGATTCTGAACTTACTTATAAAGATAAGAGCACTGAAATTACTTTTGCCCTATCAGAAATAAATCACTCTGGTAACGGAGATTTTTCTTTAGGAGAAAGTACACTAGAAACTTACACAGAAGCACTAGTCTTCTATACCATGGATGATATCAATTACTTATCTGGACAGCAGGTAAAACTGGATGCAGCAATTCTCATGGATCTTGAAAATCAAAAATATACGTTTCAAGAAAACAAGGCTTTTGTAAATGATCTGGAATTGAAGTTAGATGGTTTTGTACAGTTAGAAGAAACCTACACGATGGTAGATCTTACCTTTGACACACCATCGTCAGATTTCAAAAATTTCTTTACCGTTATTCCTGAGACGTATCGCAAGAATCTAGAAGGCATCACAACTACTGGAGATTTTACAGTAAACGGAATGATCAAAGGAGAAGTAGATGATACTCGCATTCCTAAAATGGATATAAAAATAAGTTCTAAAAATGCTTCTTTCAAATATCCTGATTTACCTAAAACGGTAACTAATATCAATATCGATGCACAACTTAAAAATGATACTGGTAATGTAGATGACACTTATTTTAATGTGGCTCAAACTTCATTTAACATCGGTAGTGATAGACTAAGTGGTAATGCGATGATCACAAATCTAACTTCCAACATGAATGTGGATTTAAATGCCAAAGGAAATTTAGATTTTCAAAACCTCGCACAAGCCTTTCCACTACCAGAAGGAATGAAACTCGATGGGAAATTAGCTTTAGACATTGCTACTAAATTTGATATGGAAAGTATCGAAAAAGAGAGGTACGAACGTATCAATGCCAAAGGAACAGCTAGTTTAACAGAGTTTCAATATGAAGGTGATGCGCTTACAAAGCCATTAGTTATTAATAGTGCCAAAATAGACATGAATACTTCTAGAATTAAACTAGCAGACTTTGATGCAAAAACTGGAAATACAGATTTGAAAGCCAGCGGTACGATAAATAACTTAATAGGGTTCTTGCTTCAAGACCAAGACCTTAAAGGAACTTTTAATGTAAGATCAAACACATTAGATGCAGCAGACTTTATGACTGCTACAGAGATTGCACCTGCTCAAAAGGCAAATGAAACAACACAAAAATCTACTGGCGCAACTACTGAAGAAGCTATCAAAATTCCAGCTTTCCTAGATGCCAATTTAGATTTTCAAGCAACTAATGTTTTGTACGATGGATTACAACTTAAAAATGTAAGTGGTGTCGCGCTTGTAAGGGACGAGACTTTAACCCTTAATAATATTACAACAGATATTTTTAATGGTAACATAGGCGTGAACGGTTCTGTTTCTACAAAAGGTGCTACGCCAGTATTCAATATGGCGCTAGACATGAAAAATCTAGACATTGCACAGTCTTTTGAAGGTTTTGACATGTTCAGCTCGTTTGTACCAATTTTAAAAACATTGCAAGGTAAAATAAACACAGATATTACACTTTCTGGCTCACTAGACAATGATCTATCACCTATTTTGAGCACTCTGGCTGGTGACGCTATCGCACAATTACTTACTAAGGATGTAAACGCTACAAATAATCCCTTATTAGGTAAACTAGACGAGAAATTAAACTTCATAGACCTTGATAAATTTGATGTTTCTGATATCACCACACGTCTCAACTTTAAAGATGGAGCCGTTCAAGTAGCACCATTTGACTTTAACATCAAAGGAATTAAAGCAACTGCTAGCGGAAAACACAGCCTTACCAATGAAATGGATTATACACTAGCGCTTGATGTTCCTGCTAAATATCTAGGGAAAGAAGGAGCCAGCTTACTTTCTAAACTTACCTCAGAAGAAGTGGACAAAATCAATGTTCCTTTACCTATAAAGTTTTCTGGATCTTTTTTGAGTCCTAAAATTGATTTAAACCTTGATCTTGCGGTTAAGAATTTAACTAACCAAATTATAGAGATTCAAAAAGCAAAATTAAAAGACAAAGGAGAAGATGCCTTGAATAATGCGGTAAACGATATTATAAAAGGCGACAATCCTTTAGGTGGTATCAAAGACATCATTAAAGGAAATGGTAATTCAAAAGATTCTACTATTGCAAAACCTAAAGATACCACTGGTATTAAAAGTCCTAAGGACAAAGTAGAAGACGCGGTTAAAGACGGTGCTGGTAATCTGATTAAAGATCTTTTTGGCAGGAAAAAGAAAAAGACAGATACTACTAAGACAAAGTAG
- a CDS encoding putative DNA modification/repair radical SAM protein, with product MNYERIKEKLEILADAAKYDVSCSSSGSKRTNKNKGLGDSSGMGICHSYTEDGRCVSLLKILLTNVCIFDCAYCVTRKSNDIKRAAFTVQEVVDLTINFYRRNYIEGLFLSSGIFKSPDATMERLIRVAKKLREEENFNGYIHLKSIPGASDELMQEAGLYADRLSVNIEIPTKAGLKLLAPDKDHKDFIQPMKAVQKSIQIYKSEKKLIKSTPIYAPAGQSTQMIVGATGESDRDIMYSANFFYNKFSMKRVYYSGYIPVAEDSRLPAIGTEVPMMRENRLYQTDWLLRFYGFDVREILNDTHQNLDMDIDPKLSWALRNLDQFPIDINRADKRMLARVPGIGMKSVGKILSARRYRKLNWEHLKAIGISMNRSKYFITCDSREFESRDLTSSKIKDLIMINSTSKYHKNFSNQLSLFS from the coding sequence ATGAACTACGAGAGAATAAAAGAGAAATTAGAAATACTGGCTGATGCTGCAAAATATGATGTAAGTTGTAGCAGCAGTGGTAGTAAAAGAACGAATAAGAATAAAGGTCTAGGCGACTCTAGCGGTATGGGAATATGTCATTCTTATACAGAAGATGGTCGTTGTGTGTCACTGCTTAAAATCTTGCTGACTAACGTTTGCATCTTTGACTGTGCGTATTGTGTGACTAGGAAGTCTAACGATATCAAACGTGCGGCATTTACAGTTCAAGAGGTAGTAGACCTGACGATTAATTTTTATAGGCGTAATTATATAGAAGGCTTGTTTCTTAGTTCTGGAATTTTTAAAAGTCCAGACGCCACTATGGAACGTTTGATACGAGTAGCCAAAAAACTACGTGAAGAAGAGAATTTTAATGGATATATCCACTTGAAATCTATTCCTGGAGCAAGCGATGAATTAATGCAAGAAGCTGGACTCTATGCAGACCGTTTATCAGTGAATATCGAGATTCCTACAAAAGCTGGATTAAAACTACTCGCGCCAGATAAAGATCACAAAGACTTTATCCAGCCTATGAAAGCAGTGCAAAAGTCGATTCAGATTTATAAGTCAGAAAAGAAGCTGATTAAAAGCACGCCTATTTATGCACCGGCAGGTCAAAGTACCCAAATGATCGTTGGCGCTACCGGAGAAAGTGATCGTGATATTATGTATAGTGCAAACTTTTTTTACAACAAGTTTTCTATGAAGCGCGTGTATTATTCTGGTTATATTCCTGTGGCAGAGGATTCACGTTTGCCAGCCATAGGAACAGAAGTACCTATGATGCGAGAAAATAGACTGTATCAAACGGACTGGTTGCTGCGTTTTTATGGTTTTGACGTGAGAGAGATTCTTAATGATACGCATCAAAATCTAGATATGGATATAGACCCAAAACTTTCATGGGCGCTGCGCAATCTAGATCAATTTCCTATAGATATTAATCGGGCCGATAAGCGCATGCTGGCTCGCGTACCTGGGATAGGAATGAAGTCTGTAGGAAAGATTTTAAGTGCTAGACGTTATAGAAAACTGAATTGGGAACATTTAAAAGCCATAGGTATTTCTATGAATCGATCTAAATATTTTATTACGTGCGATTCTAGAGAGTTTGAATCTCGAGATCTGACTAGTTCAAAAATTAAGGACCTGATCATGATCAATTCTACCAGCAAATACCATAAGAACTTTAGTAATCAATTAAGCCTCTTTTCATGA
- a CDS encoding DNA polymerase III subunit alpha, which yields MYLNNHTYYSLRYGTYDEKELLLLAQQNGLNTIVLTDINNTSACLNFIRLCTKHKLHGVIGIDFRNEHQQLYVGIAKNNKGFQELNEFLSHYLENKIPLPDRAPAFENAFVIYPLERIKELEVSRFRESEYIGISLTSLRKLPFTEYVKMEGKLVVLQTTTFRNKRDFNAHRLLRCIDLNILLSQLPEEQQGKMEHQMIPVDQLEKAFEAYPHIIENTNKLLEQCSINFNFENAQLNENQRVFTTDEAADFKELKRLAYEGVEHRYAEVEDKKDVYARIEKELGIVQKKGFVAYFLINWQICAYAREQGYFYVGRGSGANSILAYLLRITEVDPIDLDLYFERFINDYRTSPPDFDIDFSWDDREDITRFIFDRFDNVALLATYNTFQVRAVMRELGKVFGLPKEEIDKLTSGQLRAHEKDQMHDLVLKYSNLIHGMPNYTSIHAGGILITDKPIHCYSATSLPPKGYRTVQFDMHIAEDAGIHKFDILAQRGLGKIRDAIEIVKHNQPDAQIMDVHNDVKKFMKDESINKMISQAKCIGCFYIESPAMRMLLSKLATDDYIGLVAASSVIRPGVAQSGMMREFILRTRYPEKRKEAHPIMQSIMPETYGIMVYQEDVIKVAHNYAKLDLGEADVLRRGMSGKYRSREEFQKVEDNYFNNCLKEGYDPAESREIWNQIKSFAGYAFAKGHSASYAVESYQSLYLKRYFPLEYMTATLNNGGGFYKPELYVHEARMCGGIIEAPCINNSDLACIIKGKTIYIALSYLKELERRTILRIVEERDRNGWFLSLEDFINRVLISIEQLSILIRIDAFRFTNTDRYELLWQAHYKLDKTPKKVLQSKLFVPNHRHVEIPKLATTKEELAFEQFELLGFPLCSHFDLLTEPPKNQLGRKEMMDYNNKMILIYGYVVNIKTTNTAKGKRMQFGTFLDHRGEFFDTVMFPPVAAKITFRGSGIYMIYGKVVEEFDFYSIEVQDMKKADYIQDPRYAEENPQTMQRLDKQASLRDRRMGNGNGRRNPELSLETGAIHQPGGGRKSSKPG from the coding sequence TTGTATTTAAACAATCATACATATTATTCTTTGCGCTACGGCACTTATGATGAGAAGGAGCTGCTTTTGCTAGCGCAACAAAATGGGTTGAACACCATCGTACTTACCGATATTAATAATACCAGCGCTTGTCTCAACTTTATAAGACTTTGCACAAAGCATAAGCTACATGGCGTCATAGGTATAGATTTCAGAAATGAGCATCAACAATTGTATGTAGGAATTGCAAAAAACAACAAAGGTTTTCAAGAGCTGAATGAGTTTTTATCGCACTACTTAGAAAATAAAATACCATTACCAGATCGTGCGCCTGCATTTGAGAACGCATTTGTGATCTATCCATTAGAACGTATTAAAGAGTTGGAGGTATCTCGCTTTCGCGAAAGCGAATACATAGGAATTTCTCTAACAAGTTTGCGCAAGCTTCCTTTTACCGAGTATGTAAAAATGGAGGGTAAACTAGTCGTTCTTCAGACTACCACTTTTAGAAACAAGCGTGATTTTAATGCACACCGTTTGTTGCGTTGTATCGATCTCAATATTCTTTTAAGTCAGTTGCCAGAAGAGCAACAAGGTAAAATGGAGCATCAAATGATTCCAGTGGATCAATTAGAAAAAGCTTTTGAAGCCTATCCTCATATTATTGAGAATACTAATAAATTACTTGAGCAATGTTCGATTAATTTTAATTTTGAGAATGCACAACTCAATGAAAATCAGCGTGTATTTACTACAGATGAGGCTGCCGATTTTAAAGAGCTTAAAAGACTTGCCTATGAAGGAGTCGAGCATCGCTATGCAGAAGTTGAGGATAAAAAAGACGTCTATGCGCGTATAGAAAAGGAGTTAGGAATCGTCCAGAAAAAAGGATTTGTTGCTTACTTTTTGATCAATTGGCAAATTTGTGCTTACGCTCGTGAGCAAGGTTATTTTTATGTAGGTCGTGGTAGTGGAGCAAATAGTATTCTTGCTTATCTACTGCGTATTACAGAAGTAGATCCTATTGATCTGGATTTATATTTTGAGCGGTTTATCAATGATTATAGAACGAGTCCGCCAGATTTTGATATTGATTTCTCTTGGGATGATCGGGAAGATATTACTAGGTTTATATTTGACCGATTTGATAATGTAGCGTTACTCGCTACTTACAATACGTTTCAAGTGCGTGCTGTGATGCGTGAGTTAGGAAAGGTGTTTGGACTTCCTAAAGAAGAAATTGATAAACTCACCAGCGGTCAGTTGCGAGCGCATGAAAAAGATCAAATGCATGATCTGGTACTTAAATACAGCAACCTCATTCATGGAATGCCTAATTATACCAGTATTCACGCTGGCGGGATTCTCATTACCGATAAGCCTATTCATTGCTACAGTGCTACCAGTTTGCCGCCTAAAGGTTACCGTACGGTACAATTTGACATGCATATTGCTGAGGACGCTGGAATTCACAAATTTGACATTCTCGCGCAGCGTGGTCTAGGAAAAATACGTGATGCGATAGAGATTGTAAAACACAATCAACCAGATGCACAGATTATGGACGTTCATAACGACGTGAAAAAGTTCATGAAAGATGAGAGCATCAATAAAATGATCTCACAAGCAAAGTGCATCGGTTGTTTTTATATCGAGTCGCCAGCTATGAGAATGTTGCTTAGTAAACTTGCAACAGACGACTATATAGGCCTGGTTGCTGCCAGCTCGGTAATACGTCCTGGTGTCGCACAAAGTGGGATGATGCGCGAGTTTATTCTACGCACGCGCTATCCAGAAAAGCGCAAAGAGGCACATCCTATCATGCAAAGTATTATGCCAGAAACCTATGGTATCATGGTGTATCAAGAAGATGTGATCAAGGTCGCTCATAATTATGCAAAACTGGATCTTGGCGAGGCAGATGTATTGCGTCGTGGGATGAGTGGTAAGTACCGTTCTCGAGAAGAGTTTCAAAAAGTAGAGGATAATTATTTTAATAACTGTTTAAAAGAAGGTTATGACCCAGCAGAATCTAGAGAAATATGGAACCAGATCAAAAGTTTTGCTGGTTACGCTTTCGCGAAAGGTCACTCTGCATCCTACGCCGTAGAAAGTTACCAGAGTTTGTATTTAAAACGATATTTCCCGCTAGAATACATGACCGCAACACTTAACAATGGCGGTGGTTTTTATAAACCAGAATTATATGTTCATGAGGCTAGAATGTGTGGTGGTATTATAGAAGCGCCATGTATTAATAACAGTGATCTTGCCTGCATTATAAAGGGTAAAACTATTTATATCGCACTGAGTTATTTAAAAGAATTAGAGCGTCGTACCATTCTCAGGATTGTAGAAGAGCGTGATAGAAATGGGTGGTTTTTATCATTAGAAGATTTTATTAATCGTGTACTTATTAGTATCGAGCAGCTTTCTATTTTGATACGAATTGACGCCTTCAGATTCACAAATACCGATCGGTATGAGCTGTTGTGGCAAGCGCATTATAAGCTGGATAAAACACCTAAAAAAGTATTGCAAAGCAAACTTTTTGTACCAAATCACAGACATGTAGAAATCCCAAAACTCGCTACAACAAAGGAAGAACTGGCTTTTGAGCAATTTGAATTATTAGGCTTTCCATTATGTTCTCATTTTGATTTATTGACAGAGCCGCCTAAGAACCAGCTAGGTCGTAAAGAAATGATGGATTATAATAATAAGATGATTTTGATTTATGGTTATGTGGTGAATATCAAAACTACCAATACCGCCAAAGGAAAGCGCATGCAATTCGGCACATTTCTAGACCATCGAGGTGAGTTTTTTGATACGGTTATGTTTCCACCGGTGGCTGCAAAAATTACTTTTCGCGGAAGCGGTATTTACATGATTTATGGAAAGGTAGTAGAAGAATTTGATTTCTATTCAATAGAGGTACAAGACATGAAAAAAGCAGATTACATTCAAGATCCTCGCTATGCAGAGGAGAATCCACAAACGATGCAGCGACTCGATAAACAAGCCAGTTTGCGAGATCGGCGTATGGGAAATGGAAATGGTAGACGCAACCCAGAATTATCGCTTGAAACTGGAGCGATTCATCAACCTGGTGGAGGAAGAAAATCGAGTAAGCCAGGTTAA
- a CDS encoding T9SS type A sorting domain-containing protein: MKSIYILILCNLFTFSALSQEHVISSGTSTTSTSGSISFSVGIISYKEATGSGGSSSSGSQIAFEVLSILSLTDEAKITLYPNPSNGVVQVEASNLENLTYELIDLSGRFIQKGSIDSLGSTIDLTGFDSSIYMILVRQKEKHLKTFKVIKQ; the protein is encoded by the coding sequence ATGAAATCTATTTACATATTAATTCTCTGTAATCTGTTTACATTTAGTGCTCTTTCACAAGAGCATGTAATTTCATCTGGAACGAGTACCACCTCAACTTCTGGTAGCATATCATTCTCTGTAGGTATTATTTCTTACAAGGAAGCTACTGGAAGTGGAGGAAGCTCTTCTTCTGGATCTCAAATAGCATTTGAGGTATTATCTATACTTTCTTTAACTGATGAGGCAAAAATTACACTTTATCCAAATCCTTCCAATGGAGTTGTTCAGGTTGAAGCTTCAAACTTGGAAAACTTAACCTATGAATTGATCGATTTGTCAGGTAGATTTATTCAAAAAGGATCTATTGACTCTTTAGGCAGTACTATAGATCTTACTGGATTTGATTCTAGTATTTATATGATCCTAGTACGTCAAAAAGAAAAACACCTCAAAACCTTTAAAGTCATCAAACAGTAA
- the folK gene encoding 2-amino-4-hydroxy-6-hydroxymethyldihydropteridine diphosphokinase, whose product MSLNHNHKIFIALGSNLGDRKQHLLDASRHIEQRLGLVIKTAGVYEVPAAGFTGGDFLNTCILIHSHKTAQETITVLQEIEREMGRKPRTGDTYEDRVIDLDIVLFNDEIIDTSHLQIPHPRMQERNFVMQPLVDIAYKIVHPVLGKSMVELSSNLEPLERMMDFEIPLSRKRYPIQNLNFIAVEGNIGSGKTSLTHKLSEDFNAKQVLERFADNPFLPLFYEDKERYSFPLEMSFLADRYQQLSDDVAQQDLFKEFTVADYYVIKSLIFSEITLNKEEFSLYKRLFNMMYKELVKPDLYVYLYQTEDRLLENIKKRGRDYEKNIEASYLSQIQQGYADFIRSQQELKVKVIDVTDLDFVNNQEDYLKVLELILEK is encoded by the coding sequence ATCTCATTAAATCATAACCATAAGATATTCATTGCTTTAGGTAGTAATCTGGGCGATAGAAAGCAGCATTTACTAGACGCATCTCGTCATATCGAGCAGCGACTAGGTCTTGTGATTAAAACTGCTGGTGTTTATGAAGTTCCTGCTGCTGGATTTACAGGTGGTGATTTCTTAAACACTTGTATTCTGATACATAGTCATAAAACTGCACAGGAAACGATCACGGTTCTTCAAGAAATTGAGCGAGAAATGGGTCGTAAACCTCGCACAGGTGACACGTATGAAGATCGAGTGATTGATTTAGATATCGTTTTATTTAATGATGAAATTATTGACACAAGTCACCTACAAATTCCGCATCCTAGAATGCAGGAACGCAATTTTGTGATGCAACCACTCGTAGATATTGCTTATAAAATTGTTCATCCAGTTTTAGGTAAAAGCATGGTAGAACTTTCTAGCAACTTAGAGCCGTTAGAGAGAATGATGGATTTTGAAATTCCGCTTTCGCGAAAGCGGTATCCCATCCAAAACCTCAATTTTATTGCTGTTGAGGGAAATATAGGAAGTGGTAAGACGAGTCTCACTCATAAATTATCTGAAGATTTTAATGCCAAACAAGTGCTGGAACGTTTTGCAGACAATCCTTTTTTGCCGCTTTTCTATGAAGATAAAGAGCGGTATTCTTTCCCGCTAGAAATGTCTTTTCTTGCCGATCGTTACCAGCAGCTAAGTGATGATGTCGCGCAGCAAGATCTTTTTAAAGAATTTACCGTTGCCGATTATTATGTGATCAAATCATTGATATTTAGTGAAATCACCTTAAATAAGGAAGAGTTTTCTTTATACAAGCGACTGTTTAATATGATGTATAAAGAACTGGTCAAGCCAGATTTATACGTCTACCTCTACCAGACCGAAGACCGATTGTTAGAAAACATCAAAAAACGTGGTCGCGATTATGAGAAGAATATTGAGGCCAGTTACCTCTCTCAAATACAGCAAGGCTATGCTGATTTTATAAGATCACAACAAGAGTTGAAGGTAAAAGTCATCGATGTCACGGACCTTGATTTTGTAAACAATCAAGAGGATTATTTAAAGGTACTGGAGTTGATTTTGGAGAAATAA
- a CDS encoding TIGR03915 family putative DNA repair protein: MTLTLLYDGSFNGLMTAIFIIYDHKVKLPIIAKASQEQKDLFGGTMDVITDAEKAERVWKRFTSLCSKNDSRQIYRAFLSEIIGIENTIYEYLKITFENQKAPSGDYGNTTVLKITQAAKMVGREKHRMEAFVRFHMIDEEIYYANVEPDFNVLPLIANHFKNRYADQKWVIYDLKRDFGISYDLNSVQEVQIEFDKPKSQRGILNTTVSEKGEEVVVSGSFRESENNYKDLWNQYFKSTNIKSRKNMKLHLQHVPKRYWKYLSEKV; this comes from the coding sequence ATGACACTTACTCTGTTATACGATGGTAGTTTTAATGGATTAATGACTGCTATTTTCATTATTTACGATCATAAAGTAAAACTGCCTATTATCGCAAAAGCATCGCAGGAACAGAAAGATCTTTTTGGTGGTACGATGGATGTTATTACCGATGCAGAAAAGGCAGAACGTGTATGGAAACGATTTACCTCATTATGTAGTAAGAATGATTCTAGACAAATTTACAGAGCGTTTTTGAGTGAGATCATCGGAATAGAGAATACCATCTACGAATACTTAAAAATCACCTTCGAAAATCAAAAAGCACCAAGTGGTGATTATGGAAATACAACTGTTTTAAAGATTACACAGGCAGCAAAAATGGTAGGTCGTGAGAAACACCGTATGGAGGCTTTCGTGAGATTTCATATGATCGATGAAGAAATCTATTATGCAAATGTGGAACCTGATTTTAATGTATTGCCACTTATAGCTAATCATTTTAAAAACCGCTATGCCGACCAGAAATGGGTGATTTATGATCTCAAACGTGATTTTGGAATTAGTTATGATCTCAACTCAGTTCAAGAAGTGCAAATTGAATTTGATAAACCTAAAAGCCAGCGAGGCATTTTAAACACTACAGTTTCTGAAAAAGGTGAAGAAGTAGTAGTTTCTGGTAGCTTTCGCGAAAGCGAGAACAACTACAAAGATTTATGGAATCAATACTTCAAAAGTACCAATATCAAGTCTCGTAAAAACATGAAGTTGCATTTGCAACATGTTCCTAAAAGGTACTGGAAATATTTGAGTGAAAAGGTGTAA
- a CDS encoding queuosine precursor transporter: MKTLTGSKLRLANRIYLVLAALFICSLVVSNLIFQKFFYWNPFGWFNFEISVGLLPYPITFLVTDLVSEIYGRRKANDLVLAGIFASVFSLGIVAVANVTPAIDASPIQDALFTKVFGATTIAVIASMSAYLFAQFIDIQIYHFWKRLTNGKMLWLRNNFSTIFSQFVDTLCVLLLLCFNNIIPWENFKSLLIAGFLFKMLVALIDTPLLYAGVYLFRRLFGLEVGEEIEID, encoded by the coding sequence ATGAAGACACTTACAGGTTCTAAATTACGTCTAGCAAATCGCATTTATTTAGTGCTTGCAGCATTATTTATATGCTCGCTGGTAGTTTCTAACTTAATTTTCCAGAAGTTTTTTTACTGGAACCCTTTTGGATGGTTCAACTTTGAAATTTCAGTAGGTTTGTTACCTTATCCTATTACTTTTTTAGTTACCGATTTAGTAAGTGAGATTTACGGCCGTCGTAAGGCAAATGATCTCGTACTTGCAGGAATCTTTGCATCGGTATTTAGTCTCGGAATTGTAGCCGTGGCAAATGTTACTCCAGCCATAGACGCCAGTCCTATTCAGGATGCGTTGTTTACTAAGGTTTTTGGCGCAACAACCATTGCCGTTATTGCTAGTATGAGTGCTTACTTATTTGCACAGTTTATAGACATACAGATTTATCATTTTTGGAAAAGACTGACTAATGGTAAGATGCTCTGGTTGCGCAACAACTTCAGTACTATATTTTCACAGTTTGTTGATACTTTATGTGTTTTATTATTGTTATGTTTCAACAACATCATACCGTGGGAAAATTTTAAATCGCTATTAATAGCAGGGTTTTTGTTTAAGATGCTCGTGGCTTTGATAGATACACCATTACTTTATGCAGGCGTTTATCTCTTCAGGCGCCTGTTTGGATTAGAAGTAGGAGAAGAAATTGAAATAGATTAG